The segment GGCAGCACAAACCAGCCCCCATTCGATGGAAACTTTTTGGAGGCCTCGCAGGACAAAGCGACGAAACCCGCGATTTTGTTTGATTTGCCCAAATACACTCTCAATGTCGGTTTGGCGTTGGCGGTATCGGGCTTGCCCTTCTTCACTCTCCAACCGTTCGCGGGCTTTCTGTTTTTGTTCATGATAGACGGGGTTCCATTGCGTGGTTCGTCCATACTTGGAAGTCGTGCAGGCCGAACGGAACGGACATCCTTCGCATTCATGGCATTGGTAGTGTCGGGTGACCGAGGTGTATCCTGATTCCGTGGTCTGTTTCGAAGTTCCGGTGCGAACCAGCTTTTTCCCATTGGCGCAAATCCAAACGTCTTCTTCTTCCACATAGGTCCAATTCTGCTGATGATGCGGATTTTTCTTGACCTTGCGCGTGTTCTCCTTCTCATACGTATGGTACTTGATCAAGGCCGATATGTGCTTCTCTTCCAGCTTCACGTAGTTCTCTTCCGAGCCATAAGCCGCGTCAGCGATCAAACGTTCGGGTTCCACGCCGTACTTCTCTCGAACGGTCTCCAAATGCGGGAGAAGACAACGAGTGTCGCCCGGCCTCTGATGAAGGGAATACCCCAAAATAAATTGGCCGGAAGAACCCACCTGTACGTTATAGGCCGGCTTGAGCTGGCCGTTTCGCATGTGATCCTCCTTCAACCGCATGAAGGTGGCATCCACATCGGTCTTGGAATAGCTGTTGCGATCCCCGCATACATGGAGTTGGTGTTCATACTTTTCACTGCGGGGCAAGTAGTCCTCCTTCATCTTCTTGATGGCCTTCTTCAACGGTTGGTTGTCCGGCTCGGCCTCCAACCGTTTTTCCCACTCCTCGGTTTTCTTTCGGATTTCTTCTGACGTAAAGGCCGGCGAAGGGTCGATGTCTTCCGCCTTTTCTTCTTCCACGATCGCCTCGATCTGGGCAATCAGCCGATCGACATTGGCTTGGAGTTTCTCCTGGTACTTCTCAGCCGATTTGCGCCAAACGAAGGTGTACCGGTTGGCATTCGCTTCAATTTTCGTTCCATCCACAAAATAATCTTCCATCTTGACATAGCCGTCGGCCACGAGCAGCGTGATCATTTCCCGGAACAGGTCGTCAATCAGGTCTTTCATCCGCTCCGAACGAAACCGATTGATGGAGCGGAAGTCCGGCTTTTGAAATCCACTTAGCCACATGAGGGGAAGGTGGACTTCGAGCTGCCGTGCAATCTCACGGCCATGATACATTTTTTGGGTGTAAGCGTAAAGGAGAATTTTGGTCATCATTTTCGGATGATAGGCGGAGGCGCCCCCTCCTTTGTAGTAAGCAAGAAACGTCTCCATCGGGATGCGTTCAACCATCTCATGAACCACGTGGGCCATGTTATCCCGTGGAATGAGATCGGCGATGTTGCTTGGCAAAGAGAGGTTGTCCATGGTATACTCTTTAAAGGAAATATGATCATGTTTCATAAAAGAATCGCCCTTCTTTCGGTGGTAGTGGTTTTGGTGACTCTATTCTACCAGAAAAAAGGGCGATTCTTCTATATTTGAGGCAAAAAAGTGGGGGCTGATCCCAAAACGCATTCGCGTTTTGGGTCAGCCCCTCTTTTTGCGTTCCATTTATTGTTCCATTTGCCGGGCCAAAAAGCTGGCCGCTGTTTCCACTGCTTTATGTTCAACTTCGCCGAGCGTTTTCTCGCGCGATAAAATGATGACGGCTCCAATCGGATCGCCGTTGGCCACAATCGGGCCGATCGTATACGACTTCAACGTTTCCGTCATCCCGTCGACCAGCTCGACCTCGCCCTCCTCCGTATGGAGAACGGAGTTGCGATCTTCCATGGCTCTCTCCACTAACGGGCTGACGCTTTTGTTCATGTATTCTTTTTTCGAAACACCGGCGACGGCAATAAATACGTCGCGGTCGCAAATGAGCACCGGCTGTCCGAGGCTGTCAAACAGCGCCTCGGCGTACTCCTTGGCAAAGTCGCCGAGCTCACTGATCGGCGAATATTTTTTCAAAATGACTTCTCCATCGCGGTCAACAAATATTTCGAGCGGATCTCCTTCGCGAATGCGCAACGTTCTGCGAATTTCCTTCGGAATGACAACTCTCCCTAAATCATCAATGCGACGAACAATACCGGTTGCTTTCATGCCTTGTATACCCTCACTTTCATCTAGGATTTGAAGGATACTCCGATGAACCCTTTCAATGGGGAATTCACCATTGTTGTCATTAGTATCCTTCACAATCCACGTTCTATACGTGATGAAAGTGATTTTGGCCATTTTAGATAAAATTGCCCATCCTTCATTATCGCCACATGCAGGAAACGATAAACATCATAAAACTTTTTCTTGATTATGCCGTCACCGACTTCTCATTTTCCACCCCAGACAGCCGCCGCAGCGTCTCCTCTAAAATCATCAGCCACTCGTGCGGCTTCATTTCCTTGATATAGAGCACAATTTTCAGCTTCGCTCCGTCCATGCCAAACCCGAATAAGCGGCCATGCCGGCGTCCGATGTCAGATAGACGCTGGATTTCCACCGTTTTCGATGCCTGTTCAGTAAACAAGATGTCAATTTGCTGCTTATGTTGCTTCATCGATTCGACGCCAAGCTGCTTGGCCAACACCTTCAACTCAGCAATTTGGAACAAATACGCAACTTCATCTGGATAATCGCCGAAGCGGTCGACCATTTCCTCACGCAGCGCCTCAACGTCTTCGAGCGTCTCCACTGCCTTAAATCGCTTGTACATCTCGATCTTTTGCAACTCGTCTGCAATGTATGTGCTCGGAATATAGGCGTCGACTTCGACATCGATGACGACATCCGGCCGCTCGTCTTCCCGTTTCAAGCCGCGCCGTTTTTCGATCGCCTCTTTCAACATTTGCGAATATAAGTCAAATCCGACCGAGTCGATAAAGCCGTGCTGCTCAGCGCCGAGAATATTGCCGGCGCCACGGATCGACAAGTCACGCATGGCGATTTTAAAGCCGGAGCCAAGCTCGGTGAACTCTTTAATGGCTTGCAGCCGTTTTTCCGCCGTTTCATTCAGCACTTTGTCTTTCCGGTAGGTGAAATACGCGTAGGCAACGCGGTTCGAACGGCCGACGCGCCCGCGCAGCTGATACAGCTGCGACAATCCCATCCGGTCGGCGTCATAGACGATAAGCGTGTTGACATTCGGAATATCGATGCCCGTTTCAATGATCGTCGTCGTCACGAGCACGTCATATTGTCCTTCCAAAAACGCTAAAATCGTTGATTCAAGTTCGGTTTCTGACATCCGCCCGTGCGCGAACGTGACGCGCGCTTCCGGGACAAGCTGGGCGATTTCTTCCGCTTTCAAGTCGATGTCTTCAATATGGTTGTAGAGGAAAAACACTTGCCCATCGCGGGCGAGCTCACGTTCAATCGCCTCTTTGACAAGCTCCGGCGTATATTCCATGACATACGTCTGCACCGGGAACCGGTTTTCCGGCGGCGTCTCGATGATCGATAAATCGCGCACGCCGATCATCGACATATGAAGCGTCCGCGGAATCGGCGTCGCCGTTAAGGTGAGCACGTCGATATTCGCTTTCAGCTGCTTGATTTTTTCTTTATGCGCCACGCCAAACCGCTGCTCCTCGTCGATGATGAGCAACCCTAAATCCTTAAACTTGACATCCTTCGACAGCAGCCGGTGCGTGCCAATGACCATATCGATTGTGCCGTCTTTCAACCCTTTGATCGTCTCCGCCTGCTGTTTTTTCGTGCGGAACCGGTTGAGCAGCCCGACGTTAATCGGAAATCCTTGAAACCGCTCACGCACCGTTTCGTAATGCTGCTGAGCCAAAATCGTCGTCGGCACAAGAAAAGCGACTTGCTTGCCGTCCATAATGGCTTTAAACGCCGCGCGCAGCGCCACTTCCGTTTTCCCGTAGCCGACATCGCCGCAAAGGAGGCGGTCCATCGGCTTTTCGCTTTCCATATCGCGCTTAATTTCTTCAATCGACCGGAGCTGGTCTTCCGTCTCTTGATACGGAAACGCGGCCTCAAATTCGCGCTGCATTTCCGTGTCCGGCGAAAACGCGTACCCCTTGCTCGCCTCGCGCTCGGCATACAACTTGATCAAATCTTCCGCGATATCTTGAACAGACGATTCCACTTTCTTTTTGACTTTTTTCCATTCCGAGCCGCCAAGCTTATAAATTTTCGGCTCTTTTCCTTCCGAACCGACGTACTTTTGCACTTGATCCATTTGGTCGACCGGGACGTACAGCGTGTCGCCGCCTTGATATTGGATATGGATGTAGTCTTTATGCACTCCATTGATTTCTAACGTCTCGATGCCTAAATATTTTCCGATGCCGTGGTTGACATGGACGACGTAATCGCCGACTTGCAGTTCAGCGTAGCTTTTGATCCGCTCGGCGTTGGACAGCTTTTGCCGGCGCACCGGGCGTTTCGCTCGCTTCTTAAACAGTTCCTCTTCCGTAATGACAGCCAGCTTTTGCAGCGGCAGCTCAAATCCTGTATTTAAATCGCCTTCGAGAAGTTGGCATTTGCCGTAAAGCAGTGCGGCCTCAGGCGGAAGCAGCGCTGCATCGACCCCATAATCTTCCAAAACTGACTGCAGCCTTTTTGCCCGTTCGGCATCCGGCGCCAAAAAGACGACGGCGTAATTCGCTTTCTTCCAACGCTCGACTTCAGACTGGAGAAGCGCCATTTGTCCGTGGAAGTTTTGCATTTGCTTGCACGTAATATTGACGACATTTTGCGGATGGGTATAAGGCGCATGGCGCAAAAACAAGGACAAATAAACCCGCTGGAATCGATGTTTTTTCAACAATTCAGAAAATGAGTGCGAAATGGGCACATCATGAATGATTTTCCCGCTGTCAAGCA is part of the [Flavobacterium] thermophilum genome and harbors:
- the mfd_2 gene encoding Transcription-repair-coupling factor; this encodes MLSLHRYLAENQDVRTIIEGIHARLKEQLVAGLSGSSRSVFVSTLYKETGRPLLVVAYNLFQAQKMYDDLVSLLGPDEVFLYSVDEVIAAEMAVASPELKAQRLEIMNHWVQGGKGIVVCTVAGLRRLLPPPSLWKQYLFTFTVGQELDLEQYKQRFVQMGYKRVATVSAPGEFSIRGGIVDIYPLTAELPYRIELFDTEIESIRTFTPDDQRSHGQVESIAIGPADEIILDEGTRQRGIERIEAGLAASLEKMKDDAAKQRMYEQIHAELEQLREGREIEQQYKYMSLFYENVSSLLDYMPEDGVLLMDEMSRLQETAERLDREEADWYTSLLDSGKIIHDVPISHSFSELLKKHRFQRVYLSLFLRHAPYTHPQNVVNITCKQMQNFHGQMALLQSEVERWKKANYAVVFLAPDAERAKRLQSVLEDYGVDAALLPPEAALLYGKCQLLEGDLNTGFELPLQKLAVITEEELFKKRAKRPVRRQKLSNAERIKSYAELQVGDYVVHVNHGIGKYLGIETLEINGVHKDYIHIQYQGGDTLYVPVDQMDQVQKYVGSEGKEPKIYKLGGSEWKKVKKKVESSVQDIAEDLIKLYAEREASKGYAFSPDTEMQREFEAAFPYQETEDQLRSIEEIKRDMESEKPMDRLLCGDVGYGKTEVALRAAFKAIMDGKQVAFLVPTTILAQQHYETVRERFQGFPINVGLLNRFRTKKQQAETIKGLKDGTIDMVIGTHRLLSKDVKFKDLGLLIIDEEQRFGVAHKEKIKQLKANIDVLTLTATPIPRTLHMSMIGVRDLSIIETPPENRFPVQTYVMEYTPELVKEAIERELARDGQVFFLYNHIEDIDLKAEEIAQLVPEARVTFAHGRMSETELESTILAFLEGQYDVLVTTTIIETGIDIPNVNTLIVYDADRMGLSQLYQLRGRVGRSNRVAYAYFTYRKDKVLNETAEKRLQAIKEFTELGSGFKIAMRDLSIRGAGNILGAEQHGFIDSVGFDLYSQMLKEAIEKRRGLKREDERPDVVIDVEVDAYIPSTYIADELQKIEMYKRFKAVETLEDVEALREEMVDRFGDYPDEVAYLFQIAELKVLAKQLGVESMKQHKQQIDILFTEQASKTVEIQRLSDIGRRHGRLFGFGMDGAKLKIVLYIKEMKPHEWLMILEETLRRLSGVENEKSVTA
- a CDS encoding Transposase DDE domain, whose amino-acid sequence is MKHDHISFKEYTMDNLSLPSNIADLIPRDNMAHVVHEMVERIPMETFLAYYKGGGASAYHPKMMTKILLYAYTQKMYHGREIARQLEVHLPLMWLSGFQKPDFRSINRFRSERMKDLIDDLFREMITLLVADGYVKMEDYFVDGTKIEANANRYTFVWRKSAEKYQEKLQANVDRLIAQIEAIVEEEKAEDIDPSPAFTSEEIRKKTEEWEKRLEAEPDNQPLKKAIKKMKEDYLPRSEKYEHQLHVCGDRNSYSKTDVDATFMRLKEDHMRNGQLKPAYNVQVGSSGQFILGYSLHQRPGDTRCLLPHLETVREKYGVEPERLIADAAYGSEENYVKLEEKHISALIKYHTYEKENTRKVKKNPHHQQNWTYVEEEDVWICANGKKLVRTGTSKQTTESGYTSVTRHYQCHECEGCPFRSACTTSKYGRTTQWNPVYHEQKQKARERLESEEGQARYRQRQTDIESVFGQIKQNRGFRRFVLRGLQKVSIEWGLVCAAHNLLKKAARDKQLSLVA
- the spoVT gene encoding Stage V sporulation protein T; translation: MKATGIVRRIDDLGRVVIPKEIRRTLRIREGDPLEIFVDRDGEVILKKYSPISELGDFAKEYAEALFDSLGQPVLICDRDVFIAVAGVSKKEYMNKSVSPLVERAMEDRNSVLHTEEGEVELVDGMTETLKSYTIGPIVANGDPIGAVIILSREKTLGEVEHKAVETAASFLARQMEQ